The sequence below is a genomic window from Psychrilyobacter piezotolerans.
TGCTGACTCCTGCCCCTCTGTCCAGAGGAGTAGCAACTAATTTACCTCCTACATAACCTAAAGTCATACGGACAAACTCCTTATGTTTCAAGGAGGAATATATCCGCTTGGATAAGCTGGCTTTTACTATGTCAGCCTTTTCATCATCTCTGCATAACATCTTCTCCAGGAGTGATTTTACAAACTCCTGGTAGACAAAATATGCCGATACGGGGTATCCCGGTATTCCTATTACGGGTTTGTCCTCAATAAATCCTAAGATAGTAGGTTTTCCCGGTTTGATGGCTATACCGTGAATTATAACTTCTCCCAACTCTTCTATGAGAGATTTTGTATAATCATGGGTTCCTGCTGACGACCCTGCATTGATAATCACTATATCATTTTTCCCTACTGCATCCAGTATATTTTTCTTCAGCAGTTCCCTTTCATCCCGGACAGGTGAATATCTGTACGGCTCCCCACCGGATACGGTAATCATTGCCTCAAACATCCTGGAGTTGGAATCTATGATGTCTCCTACCTTTAAATTCCTGTAGTCTTCTACGATCTCGCTCCCCGTCGGGATAATTGCAACTTTCGGCTTTTTAACCACCTCTATCTCAAATATCCCCCCGGCAAATAAAGCTCCTATATCCTCCGGCCTGATCTCGTGAAATGACGGCAGGATCATATCGTTTTTTATTATATCTTCCCCTACATTTCTGATATGCTGGTAGGGATACGCTGATTTTATTATCCTGACATCTCCATTTTCTGCTTCCACTACTTCCTCTATCATGATGACTGCATCAAACTCGGGATTGACAGGATTTCCTGTATTTACATAGAGAAAATCTTTATCTTTTTTTAATGTTACAGGATTGGTTTCGCTGGCCGTTTCCGTGTCTTTAGACCTGACTAATATCCCGTCCATAGCTGAAGCATTAAAATTAGGAGATGATACATTGGCAAACACAGGGGACGATGTTACCCTTCCCAGAGATTTTTCCGTGGGAATGGTTTCTTTTTTACTGTATTTTTCTATCCTGTTAAAAAACAGGGGTTTAGTTTCTTCCAAGCTGATATTATCTATAAATGTATTCCTCATTCTGCCTCCTAAAATCTATATACCCTTACCCTGCTTCCTTTTTCTAAGCCCTCTATATTACTCCCCAGTACGATATATCCGTTGGATTTAGTCATAAGAGTTATCATCCCTGATTTCCCGAAAATAGGATTAATAATTATCTCATTGTTTTCAACAGTTTTATTTATCATCTGATATGTTGTCCGTCCGGGGGTAGAGTGAAGGTTATGGGATAAAACCCCATAGTAATAATCATCACTATCCCCGCAAAAATATAAACTTTCAATAAGTTTTTTTACGACAATATTAAAAACAACCATGGAGGAGATGGGATGACCGGGCAGACCAAAGATAAGTTTATCGTTGGATCTCCCGATAATAGTAGGTTTCCCGGGTTTTATAGAGATCCCGTGAACAAAGACTTCCCCCCCGTCCAATTCCGAGATAACCCTGCTGGTATAATCGTAGTTCCCGGCAGAACTTCCCCCTGAAATGAGCACTATATCGGATCTTTTGGTTGATTTCCTCACCTCTTCCAATATAGTTTCGAAATTATCTTTAACTATTTTTTTCTCTACCACGACTCCAAATTTCTGAATAGCCAGGGAAAGGGTATAGGAGTTTATATCCCTGATTTTTCCCATCCTATACTCCTCATCCTCTCCTATAATCTCGTCTCCTGTGGAAATTATAGAAAACCTGAATTTTTTAAATACCGGAAGTTCGTATATCCCTAAAGATGCCAAAACTCCTACATTTTCAGGGGTTATAACAGCCCCTTTTTTCAGGATAATATCGCCTTCCCTTACATCTTCTCCCATAACCATTATATTTTCAAAACTGCTTACCGGTTTATGAACCAGCAGAGTATCTTCCAGTATCTCGCAAAACTCTATCATAATCATGGAATCTGCACCCTCTGGGATCATGGCACCTGTGGGGACATATACAGCTTCCCCCCTTTCCAGTTTTTTAGAACTATCTTCCCCCATCAAAACCTCACCTTTTATGGTGAAAAATGCCGGGATCCCCTGGGAAGCTCCCAGGGATTCCCTGGATTTTATGGCATATCCATCCACTGTTGACCTGTTAAATTCAGGAACATTCAGGTCAGCTGCAATGTTTTCACACAGTACCCTGCCCAGGGAATCTTCCAGTTTACACATCTCTTTTTTTCCTTTAAGGGATGGTATCTTTTTTAAAATTAATTCTTCTATCTCATCTATATCGGTTACCTTTAGAAAGTTCATATTTTGACTCCTCTTTTATTCCACCCCTAATTTTTCCAGGACTATTTTTTCTCCCTTTAAATTCTCAAAAAAACTATGATCGTGAGTTACAACAATTATAGTAGTGCCTCCCTGGTTGTATTTTTTCAAAATATCTATAAGTTCCAGCTTAGCCCCTTTATCCAGATTTGCTGTAGGTTCATCCAACATCAATAGTTTTGGGGAAAAGGAAAGTGCTCTTACAATTGCAACCTTCTGGGTTTCCCCGCTTGAGAGTTTAGAAGCTTCCTTATTTTTTAATGCCTTTAAATTAAAGATCTCCAAAAGATCTTCCATACGCTTCTCTATATTTACTCTTTTTCTGATCTTCAGCGGGTATGCGATGTTTTTATAGACATCTCCTTTTAGCATATACGGGTTTGCATCCACCAATGAAATCTCTTCTTCTGAAAAAGAGTCATCTATCCTGCCCTGATAATCCCTGTCTATCTTGGCTAGAATATTTAATAAGGTGGATTTCCCTGCTCCATTTTCCCCTAGCAAATAACTGATTCCGCCATTTCTAAAAGTAAGTTCCGGAATATTTAAAATACCCTTCCTATTAAAACTTTTTTTTAAATTTTTAATCTTAATATCTTTCCCCATAACTAGTTATCCACCTCGATCTTATGAACATATATGAAGTTATTAATTAAAAATGTAATTCCTAATAATATTATCCCCAAGGCTATTCCTGTAGAATAATCCCCCATTGAATTTAACATGGATATAGACGTTGTCATCACCCTGGTGGATCCTTTGAGGTTTCCTCCTACAATCATCACTGCCCCTACCTCTGTTATTGCACGGGAAAAACAGGTGATAACTATTATCAGCAATTCATCTTTTAATTCAAACAGGATTAAGAATAATCTGTCTTTTCTTCCTCCGCCCAGTATTTTCCCCACCCTGTTTATTTTTCGTGCCTTGGACCGGCTCAGTGTATAGGTCAGGCTCAGGCACAGAGGCAGGATCAAAAATGACTGGGCTATTACAATGGCTGTAGGAGTGTATAGCAGTTGTAAAAAACCAAATATTGAGTTCCTGGATAAGACCAAAGCTATCAATAATCCTACTACTACCGATGGGACCCCCATCAAAGAGAAT
It includes:
- a CDS encoding molybdopterin biosynthesis protein; the protein is MRNTFIDNISLEETKPLFFNRIEKYSKKETIPTEKSLGRVTSSPVFANVSSPNFNASAMDGILVRSKDTETASETNPVTLKKDKDFLYVNTGNPVNPEFDAVIMIEEVVEAENGDVRIIKSAYPYQHIRNVGEDIIKNDMILPSFHEIRPEDIGALFAGGIFEIEVVKKPKVAIIPTGSEIVEDYRNLKVGDIIDSNSRMFEAMITVSGGEPYRYSPVRDERELLKKNILDAVGKNDIVIINAGSSAGTHDYTKSLIEELGEVIIHGIAIKPGKPTILGFIEDKPVIGIPGYPVSAYFVYQEFVKSLLEKMLCRDDEKADIVKASLSKRIYSSLKHKEFVRMTLGYVGGKLVATPLDRGAGVSMSLVKADGILVISRNNEGHDIGEEVEIKLLKPLSAIKKSIVVIGSNDPIMDRISDRIKLSLSHVGSFGGVLALKKKETTIAPIHILDSKSGTYNTGVLNKYFPSGDAALIKGIKREQGLMVPKGNPKNIRGIEDLIRADLTFMNRQRGAGTRILLDYNLEKLGIDNNDIQGYEREAVTHMAAAMSVKSSTCDLALGVKSAADILDLDFILVDYEDYDFAVLKDSLEDERVLKFIEYLKSEEFSKEIDNIPGYKLENPGEIVEIS
- a CDS encoding ATP-binding cassette domain-containing protein; this translates as MGKDIKIKNLKKSFNRKGILNIPELTFRNGGISYLLGENGAGKSTLLNILAKIDRDYQGRIDDSFSEEEISLVDANPYMLKGDVYKNIAYPLKIRKRVNIEKRMEDLLEIFNLKALKNKEASKLSSGETQKVAIVRALSFSPKLLMLDEPTANLDKGAKLELIDILKKYNQGGTTIIVVTHDHSFFENLKGEKIVLEKLGVE
- a CDS encoding molybdopterin molybdotransferase MoeA, translated to MNFLKVTDIDEIEELILKKIPSLKGKKEMCKLEDSLGRVLCENIAADLNVPEFNRSTVDGYAIKSRESLGASQGIPAFFTIKGEVLMGEDSSKKLERGEAVYVPTGAMIPEGADSMIMIEFCEILEDTLLVHKPVSSFENIMVMGEDVREGDIILKKGAVITPENVGVLASLGIYELPVFKKFRFSIISTGDEIIGEDEEYRMGKIRDINSYTLSLAIQKFGVVVEKKIVKDNFETILEEVRKSTKRSDIVLISGGSSAGNYDYTSRVISELDGGEVFVHGISIKPGKPTIIGRSNDKLIFGLPGHPISSMVVFNIVVKKLIESLYFCGDSDDYYYGVLSHNLHSTPGRTTYQMINKTVENNEIIINPIFGKSGMITLMTKSNGYIVLGSNIEGLEKGSRVRVYRF
- a CDS encoding ABC transporter permease: MDYILNGFIKAFQLIISFNKELYEVIFLSVGVAFISTLIISVIFIPLGLKLGLKKFKGEVFFARTIFSLMGVPSVVVGLLIALVLSRNSIFGFLQLLYTPTAIVIAQSFLILPLCLSLTYTLSRSKARKINRVGKILGGGRKDRLFLILFELKDELLIIVITCFSRAITEVGAVMIVGGNLKGSTRVMTTSISMLNSMGDYSTGIALGIILLGITFLINNFIYVHKIEVDN